A stretch of Coccidioides posadasii str. Silveira chromosome 2, complete sequence DNA encodes these proteins:
- a CDS encoding uncharacterized protein (EggNog:ENOG410PTET): MANTQRLLDYLMVAPPGLPTEETNKTPNTTNEQYNWRQINSINQWSEFTYAHIIQRYGTLLQQTHIARELMPNSPPQPINTELMFAVRFTTYVQSRLRRALRAGFQHMAPQLANLRLTPITVDIGDAAQIINNFRPDIAFFRAGSTLNSSPNRCPGDLKVSWKWGSDWAAADIARREYFQVLSQVNYYMKQHNARYGFVLTDTELVPIKRLDSNGNLLVAQAIPWAAAGPGRLTILLGLWYLGMLGAADDDWQL; encoded by the coding sequence ATGGCCAACACGCAAAGACTCTTGGATTATCTGATGGTGGCGCCCCCGGGCCTCCCTACCGAAGAAACGAACAAAACACCTAATACAACAAATGAGCAATATAATTGGAGGCAGATCAACAGCATTAATCAATGGTCCGAATTCACCTACGCCCATATCATTCAGCGTTACGGGACCTTGCTTCAGCAAACCCACATAGCAAGAGAACTGATGCCAAACTCTCCTCCACAACCTATAAACACTGAGCTGATGTTCGCAGTCCGTTTTACAACCTATGTCCAAAGTCGATTACGCCGCGCGCTGCGAGCTGGTTTCCAGCATATGGCACCTCAGCTTGCCAATCTGCGTCTTACTCCCATCACAGTCGACATAGGCGATGCAGCTCAGATTATCAACAACTTCCGACCTGATATTGCGTTTTTCCGAGCTGGCAGTACACTCAACTCCTCTCCCAATCGCTGCCCAGGAGACCTGAAGGTGTCATGGAAATGGGGATCTGACTGGGCAGCAGCCGATATAGCCCGCAGAGAGTATTTTCAGGTCTTGTCCCAGGTCAACTATTACATGAAACAGCACAACGCGCGGTATGGCTTTGTCCTAACTGATACTGAGCTGGTCCCTATTAAGAGACTCGATTCAAATGGCAACCTGTTGGTAGCACAGGCCATACCATGGGCAGCAGCAGGGCCTGGACGTTTGACCATTCTTCTCGGGCTTTGGTATCTTGGGATGTTGGGGGCTGCGGATGATGACTGGCAGCTGTAG
- a CDS encoding uncharacterized protein (EggNog:ENOG410PW42), with the protein MLGHTSRPCGPEGTIYENEKGFDNNLRIEIAPTKIDFIKTLKRSNTSLIFHVNYDGKPRVLKVFHNNEDAGYADDGIRDLNRARCEIRAYCSLKRSGVCDRGYVPQFYGYTFSLNQKAFAPHLDAFQHDAGLPSAILLEYLPNALLMNCVTYSKERMAKAVNGIQQIHSALVEHNDPYPKNIMIVPGDPERVVWIDFDVAITYPDITYVRERERNWFKFETKCVESVGVKLVGVSKKFPCLFPCH; encoded by the exons ATGTTGGGTCACACCAGTCGCCCATGTGGCCCAGAGGGTACCATTTACGAGAACGAGAAAGGATTTGACAACAATTTGAGGATTGAGATCGCTCCCACAAAGATTGACTTTATTAAAACACTGAAAAGATCAAACACGTCATTGATATTCCATGTGAACTATGATGGCAAGCCCCGCGTTCTGAAAGTT TTCCACAACAATGAAGACGCCGGGTATGCTGATGATGGGATTCGTGATTTGAACCGCGCTCGCTGCGAAATCCGGGCCTACTGCAGTCTCAAGCGATCCGGTGTATGCGACAGGGGCTACGTACCACAGTTTTATGGATACACATTTTCTCTGAACCAAAAGGCCTTTGCCCCCCATCTGGATGCCTTTCAGCACGATGCTGGCCTTCCAAGTGCTATTTTGCTGGAATACCTCCCGAACGCCTTGTTAATGAACTGTGTCACGTACAGCAAAGAGCGAATGGCCAAGGCAGTCAATGGCATCCAACAGATCCATTCAGCTTTGGTTGAACACAATGATCCATATCCCAAGAACATTATGATTGTTCCTGGTGACCCAGAAAGAGTTGTGTGGATAGATTTTGATGTTGCGATCACTTATCCCGACATCACTTATgtcagagagagagaacgtAACTGGTTCAAGTTTGAAACCAAATGCGTTGAGAGTGTTGGAGTGAAACTTGTTGGTGTCTCAAAAAAATTTCCCTGCTTATTTCCTTGTCACTGA
- a CDS encoding uncharacterized protein (EggNog:ENOG410PN17~COG:S~TransMembrane:1 (o15-36i)~BUSCO:16186at33183), producing MISDDGRPGSKTTNLIVGCVIVLAILCVIILIYFVLRSLRARNYEPKFIPTKFLKRKWKEWVPRAAYGHVPSNSGAGRDGSSSLDLVQNTAYAGAGAAEMEATQAAIDRHTSIRSIITLPAYSPIPKPSEQVIGREGERAGMDVVVEFPETVDEEETRREEEMETLYQIRLRRRQEIAEREERRRIRREARERGDWVLLEQLRAESSARVQARANNETVSAASLLAEHQSRGRERRISSVSYAAVGHVRHDGSRLRASSQGSDSRPLLDTPAAMAQGGSGMPPMHRRTLSSTSVLSQSTIFSDAENAPTPETDIADSSIPQPPPYEDLGEAPPYPESPQFAHQPTQLAPNSNVPSIAVENATPPPSTPHSPVFPSRSAVSVPP from the exons ATGATAAGCGACGACGGTCGTCCGGGATCCAAAACTACAAACCTCATCGTG GGTTGTGTAATAGTCCTTGCTATCCTCTGCGTCATTATCCTGATATACTTCGTCCTGCGAAGCCTTCGTGCTCGAAACTACGAGCCAAAATTTATcccaacaaaattcttgAAGCGCAAATGGAAGGAATGGGTGCCCCGTGCCGCTTATGGCCACGTTCCAAGCAACTCTGGAGCGGGACGAGACGGCTCATCGTCGCTCGATTTGGTGCAGAATACGGCCTATGCAGGTGCAGGAGCCGCGGAAATGGAGGCGACACAGGCGGCAATCGACCGACACACATCGATCCGATCTATAATAACCCTTCCTGCCTACTCACCCATCCCTAAGCCGTCCGAACAAGTGATCGGAAGGGAAGGAGAGCGAGCCGGTATGGATGTCGTGGTGGAGTTTCCGGAAACAGTGGACGAAGAGGAGACCcggagagaggaagagatgGAGACTCTGTATCAAATTCGACTACGTCGCAGACAGGAAATTGCGGAGCGAGAGGAAAGGCGGCGGATACGCCGGGAGGCGCGTGAACGTGGAGACTGGGTGCTTTTAGAGCAACTCCGTGCGGAGAGCAGCGCTAGGGTGCAGGCCCGCGCAAACAACGAGACAGTGTCCGCAGCCTCGCTCTTAGCGGAGCATCAGTCTCGGGGCCGGGAAAGACGCATATCAAGTGTATCATATGCCGCTGTTGGGCATGTCCGCCATGATGGCTCTCGTCTGCGCGCAAGTTCTCAGGGATCGGATTCCCGGCCCCTCCTAGATACCCCCGCGGCCATGGCCCAGGGCGGAAGTGGAATGCCGCCGATGCATCGTCGTACTTTGTCCAGCACCTCTGTCCTGTCACAGTCTACAATCTTCTCCGATGCTGAAAATGCACCCACTCCAGAAACTGACATTGCAGACTCTTCTATCCCACAACCTCCACCCTACGAAGATCTTGGCGAGGCTCCTCCGTACCCTGAATCACCGCAATTTGCTCACCAGCCGACCCAGCTCGCTCCAAATAGCAATGTACCTAGTATTGCTGTCGAGAATGCGACGCCACCCCCTAGCACTCCTCATTCGCCCGTTTTTCCTTCCAGAAGCGCTGTATCTGTTCCACCATAG
- a CDS encoding uncharacterized protein (EggNog:ENOG410PI6B~COG:Q) — MTSITITDESLTGLKDKVVTISGGSSGIGLATAKLLLSLGARVSIGDLLPPPDDVLQADGLIFTPVDVTKWKDLCGWFRETKQKYGRIDHAFCNAGISHRADYFDERVDDDGDPFQPSGLTLDVNLMGVINMTKLAIWYMRKQESGGSIVITASASGFQRFGIVDYCASKHGVIGFMRGLVARDLYPGLSIRINSLAPAWTDTAIVPRALLEAVGWKVQSAEDVARSAVILMADESRHGQLIYSAEGKFLEIEEPILEATVKVIGASPETDTTKMAALRDKIRAAQRH, encoded by the exons ATGACATCGATTACTATCACGGACGAATCGTTGACGGGCCTCAAAGATAAGGTGGTCACCATCTCAG GCGGCTCTTCCGGAATCGGTCTCGCAACGGCTAAACTCCTCCTATCTCTTGGAGCGAGGGTCTCGATCGGCGATCTCTTACCTCCGCCTGATGATGTTCTTCAGGCCGATGGCTTGATATTCACGCCTGTTGATGTCACGAAGTGGAAAGATCTATGCGGTTGGTTTCGCGAGACAAAGCAGAAATACGGCCGGATTGACCATGCTTTTTGCAATGCCGGTATTAGCCACCGGGCGGACTACTTTGATGAAAGGGTTGACGATGATGGCGACCCATTCCAGCCGAGTGGACTTACATTGGATGTGAACTTGATGGGCGTCATTAACATGACGAAGTTAGCCATTTGGTATATGAGAAAACAGGAGAGTGGCGGAAGTATCGTGATCACGGCCTCGGCCAGTG GTTTCCAAAGATTCGGAATCGTCGACTATT GCGCTTCAAAACATGGAGTTATAG GTTTCATGCGTGGGCTTGTGGCTCGCGATCTGTATCCCGGCCTCTCCATTCGTATAAACTCACTCGCTCCCGCCTGGACGGACACGGCAATTGTTCCCCGGGCCCTGTTGGAGGCTGTTGGATGGAAAGTTCAATCTGCAGAGGACGTCGCTCGCTCTGCTGTGATTTTGATGGCTGACGAGTCTCGCCATGGACAGCTGATCTACTCCGCGGAAGGAAAGTTTCTCGAAATTGAAGAGCCGATATTGGAGGCAACCGTCAAAGTTATCGGCGCATCACCGGAGACCGATACCACAAAAATGGCGGCATTAAGGGATAAAATCAGGGCGGCCCAAAGACACTGA
- a CDS encoding uncharacterized protein (EggNog:ENOG410PIDP~COG:E,H): MSFQRFRSCNIYRDSGYSNGLPGLATAYADRSSIFCITSSAPLRDAENNSLQGSIDQVVVAKPLTKFAHRITHAEDIPRLVSHAFRNSVAGPPGPVLIDFPIDVLFSPVHQSRISWGSISSPIPYPPGPHKDAIEEALNILKQPTRPVIIVGTGARSQKCAPELLKFIENTYIPIFNSKKYSAFVPISHPLNGGNATNLALFRAIGYPPPDAIILLGARTGMYLAGRSGAIIPKEGCKVIQVDLDGGEIGRSLPIDLGIVSDVGQVLIALNEALSKSEIRVQKEWVKVATSIKSLQSRHEQEPTGSARAVYIHFTLLSSFSVPSNQGASFAPMVVNANSGLPTVLLWQVLT, translated from the exons ATGAGTTTCCAACGCTTTCGATCCTGTAATATTTACAGAGATTCCGGGTACAGCAATGGCCTGCCAGGATTGGCCACTGCATATGCAGATCGAAGTTCGATCTTTTGCATCACATCTTCGGCGCCACTGCGGGATGCAGAAAACAATTCTCTCCAGGGAAGCATAGATCAAGTCGTCGTGGCGAAGCCCTTGACCAAATTTGCACACCGTATCACGCACGCCGAGGATATTCCCCGTTTAGTTTCTCATGCATTTCGAAACTCCGTAGCTGGCCCACCAG GCCCCGTATTGATTGACTTTCCGATCGATGTGCTGTTCTCTCCTGTTCACCAGTCAAGGATATCGTGGGGATCCATTTCTTCTCCGATTCCATACCCCCCGGGTCCTCATAAGGATGCAATCGAAGAAGCACTTAATATCTTAAAGCAACCAACACGCCCTGTGATCATTGTTGGGACCGGTGCAAGGTCACAAAAG TGCGCCCCAGAACTGCTCAAGTTCATCGAAAACACCTATATTCCGATATTTAATTCAAAGAAGTACTCGGCCTTCGTTCCTATTTCACATCCTTTGAATGGTGGAAATGCAACAAATTTGGCGTTATTTCGGGCTATAGGGTACCCTCCGCCAGATGCAATTATCCTTCTTGGAGCAAGAACTGGAATGTACCTGGCTGGCCGCAGCGGGGCAATTATCCCTAAGGAAGGATGCAAGGTTATCCAAGTTGATCTTGACGGCGGTGAAATTGGTAGATCATTGCCTATTGATCTTGGGATCGTCTCCGATGTTGGCCAGGTTTTGATTGCATTGAACGAGGCGTTGTCCAAGTCCGAAATTCGAGTGCAAAAGGAATGGGTTAAGGTTGCCACCAGCATCAAATCTCTTCAAAGTCGACACGAGCAGGAACCAACGGGATCAGCCCGGGCCGTCTACATCCATTTCACGCTCTTAAGCAGTTTTTCTGTTCCCTCAAACCAGGGAGCATCATTTGCACCGATGGTGGTGAATGCGAACTCTGGGCTTCCCACTGTATTGCTTTGGCAAGTCCTCACATAG
- a CDS encoding uncharacterized protein (EggNog:ENOG410PIDP~COG:E,H), whose translation MTVVINNYCLGVSSNGQDLIYGTENPARPISSLSPATAFEIVAKGLGNESARVDSIDDIQKTVEELSAVEGPSCINLIVSNKPTHASTERMVGNTHNPEMVVIPYYDHIPRAYYKSK comes from the coding sequence ATGACTGTTGTTATCAATAATTACTGTTTGGGGGTGAGCTCAAACGGACAGGATCTCATTTATGGGACAGAAAACCCGGCCCGACCGATCAGCAGCCTCAGTCCCGCGACCGCCTTCGAAATTGTTGCAAAGGGGTTGGGAAATGAGTCCGCCCGGGTCGATTCAATCGATGACATCCAGAAAACGGTGGAGGAGTTATCCGCGGTCGAGGGGCCGTCATGTATCAACTTGATTGTCAGCAATAAGCCGACACATGCTAGCACTGAACGTATGGTGGGTAATACACACAACCCGGAGATGGTTGTGATTCCATACTATGATCATATTCCTCGGGCATACTATAAATCGAAGTGA
- a CDS encoding uncharacterized protein (EggNog:ENOG410PTPW) — protein MSPNDHTSTSDVLARSQPSRDSTLSDFDPDNDVLISTQQLANENALKEAEDLDYAIDTSALHRALPHFTDASSSDESEALSIEIGRGGRNIPRTDHTHSSVLSFEDSKLATSPGARREDLPEPQCSRPALRSISNRAVMRNQDNLRKDAQIRHASHVSQKENLDPKELKIRSRRQANSSRRPSRTQRRTLSDMHAKVLESYEGSYLSDERPPTLDGQSKNTRFGSKKAQKHVESIAHAVNNAAGKPYPGIGQNVADFTEENNTDMTGTNDALHETANHESFILPDMPDMSELVSGIYHEGVPAGTRQGRSRTTRFASPPAVTISAASQEHVAFDGVPIPEDEKAIFASLKLLQNKVASLEKENLLVENRLEELQQENQALRAERSSRKKREEGKLHMYRRTEDESGRGAATLAVERNRLETANMALQNRLDIANHKIAGHDGDMRRVMKERDTVMNKLGVAYLSCQELRSQNESLRRDNEELRSQLLLLTSMPNVDESNPDALSKAKAHKEETTSRSGSRRRRNSELLDLEFLDEGDLGVEEGPENTCNGHRKHHRCCHTHDQTLESTQDDALRSKQCQNHYEDLFSLDLSKRCRSKSRERRRGSRSQTGKEKKEPNTSKQRVKRAVMENDSDLSDAEITVESKDRRTDGRNTQDLTFLSFIDRHEIALLRKTLEEERIARKQRRAKETARVPLKGAARAHFDPLQLDNLTTGSNVQESRIEPQTGREPATNVKLKISEPDTAQARDKMAAPETAQSTRSMPGRRRSQSKAGDMTSAIILPDITLHGVTSKYEAIKVSAAAQRVLDEVASHEKENCFVCHESQKHNPAQESVNLPPIKVPRPIPVSERRPGPSACGNEPTLRPSQKPSIALASVLKALEDELAHLKMQLTVFQTTYAKHDPSLNKRQRKAMCQKIAILMTEIEKKSDQIYSLYDVLEGQKKHGEEMTEEEVEVTLHSLGIAAPVSGQPNLTERLGQDFQEGKHNTAHEAKLSDSDDEELPWEGFDDTIESTSKAFSAKKPSGY, from the exons ATGTCTCCTAACGACCACACCAGCACCTCCGATGTGTTGGCTCGGAGCCAGCCATCGAGAGACTCCACCCTCTCAGACTTTGATCCTGACAACGATGTTCTGATATCAACTCAGCAATTAGCCAACGAGAACGCTCTCAAGGAAGCTGAGGACCTCGATTATGCCATCGACACCTCCGCCCTCCATAGAGCGCTACCCCATTTTACCGATGCTAGCAGTTCTGATGAATCGGAAGCCCTGTCGATCGAAATCGGCAGGGGAGGGAGAAACATCCCAAGAACTGATCATACTCATAGTTCTGTTCTATCGTTTGAGGATAGTAAATTAGCTACATCACCCGGGGCCCGGCGCGAGGACCTTCCTGAACCACAGTGCTCAAGGCCAGCATTACGGTCAATCTCTAATAGAGCTGTGATGAGGAATCAGGACAATCTTCGGAAAGATGCTCAGATTCGGCATGCAAGCCACGTGTCACAAAAAGAGAATCTTGATCCGAAGGAGCTTAAAATTCGAAGTAGAAGACAGGCAAATTCGAGCCGGCGACCCTCAAGAACTCAACGTCGCACATTGTCTGATATGCATGCAAAGGTCCTGGAGAGCTATGAAGGCTCATATCTGAGCGATGAGCGTCCTCCAACTCTCGATGGGCAGTCTAAGAATACTCGGTTCGGAAGTAAGAAAGCTCAAAAACACGTCGAAAGTATAGCCCATGCTGTCAATAACGCCGCTGGCAAACCATACCCGGGGATTGGGCAGAATGTAGCGGATTTCACGGAAGAAAACAACACAGATATGACGGGAACGAATGACGCTTTACATGAAACTGCCAATCACGAATCATTTATCCTCCCGGACATGCCAGACATGTCTGAATTGGTGTCAGGTATTTACCACGAAGGTGTGCCGGCAGGAACACGGCAAGGCCGGTCGCGAACTACTCGTTTTGCCTCTCCACCTGCTGTGACTATTTCGGCGGCCTCCCAAGAACACGTTGCTTTTGATGGTGTTCCTATCCCAGAGGATGAGAAGGCGATATTCGCATCACTTAAGTTGCTCCAGAACAAGGTTGCTTCActagagaaagaaaatttatTAGTAGAGAACCGACTGGAGGAACTTCagcaagaaaatcaagcacTTCGAGCTGAACGATCTAGCCGCAAAAAAAGGGAGGAAGGAAAGTTACATATGTATAGAAGAACGGAGGATGAGTCAGGTCGAGGTGCGGCGACATTGGCCGTTGAGAGAAATA GGCTGGAGACGGCCAACATGGCACTTCAGAATCGCCTCGATATTGCCAACCACAAAATTGCAGGCCATGATGGAGACATGCGAAGAGTAATGAAAGAGCGCGATACTGTGATGAATAAACTCGGTGTTGCGTATCTCAGCTGCCAGGAACTTCGTTCTCAGAATGAATCACTTCGCCGAGACAATGAAGAGCTTCGGAGCCAACTCTTATTATTAACGTCGATGCCAAACGTGGACGAATCGAACCCAGATGCTCTGTCGAAAGCCAAAGCACACAAAGAAGAGACGACGTCTAGGAGCGGATCTCgaaggagaagaaactcTGAATTACTTGATCTCGAATTCCTTGATGAAGGAGATTTGGGTGTCGAAGAAGGTCCCGAGAACACTTGTAATGGACATCGAAAGCATCACAGATGTTGCCATACTCACGATCAAACCCTTGAATCGACCCAAGATGATGCCCTGAGATCGAAGCAATGTCAAAATCATTACGAAGATTTGTTTTCGCTTGACCTTTCTAAACGTTGTCGATCTAAGTCTCGGGAACGACGGCGCGGAAGCCGCTCTCAAACcggaaaggaaaagaaagaaccCAACACAAGCAAACAGCGTGTAAAGAGGGCAGTAATGGAAAATGATAGTGACCTGTCAGATGCCGAGATCACAGTAGAGTCGAAAGATCGCCGCACAGATGGGAGAAACACCCAGGATTTAACGTTCCTTAGTTTCATCGAT CGCCATGAAATTGCACTCCTTCGAAAAACGCTCGAGGAAGAGCGCATCGCACGTAAACAGCGACGTGCAAAGGAAACAGCCCGGGTTCCCTTAAAGGGTGCGGCTCGAGCCCATTTTGATCCCTTACAATTGGATAATTTGACAACAGGGTCGAACGTCCAAGAATCAAGGATAGAACCTCAAACTGGAAGGGAACCAGCAACCAATGTGAAATTGAAGATCTCTGAGCCTGACACTGCCCAGGCCCGGGATAAAATGGCGGCCCCTGAAACAGCACAAAGCACTCGCTCCATGCCCGGGCGCCGACGATCTCAGAGCAAGGCAGGCGATATGACATCCGCCATTATTCTACCAGACATCACATTGCATGGCGTTACTAGCAAGTATGAGGCGATTAAGGTTTCTGCAGCTGCGCAACGTGTTCTTGATGAAGTCGCCAGCcacgaaaaagaaaactgtTTCGTTTGCCATGAATCTCAAAAGCACAATCCTGCACAAGAAAGTGTGAACCTTCCACCAATCAAAGTCCCTCGGCCGATCCCAGTCTCGGAACGTCGACCTGGACCGTCTGCCTGTGGTAATGAACCGACGCTGCGTCCATCCCAGAAACCGTCCATAGCCTTAGCCTCTGTTCTCAAAGCCCTTGAGGACGAACTAGCGCATTTGAAAATGCAACTGACAGTATTTCAAACCACCTACGCCAAGCACGATCCATCACTTAATAAACGGCAGCGGAAAGCCATGTGTCAAAAAATTGCAATCCTCATGACTGAAATTGAGAAGAAATCGGATCAAATATATTCTCTCTATGATGTTCTGGAAGGACAAAAGAAACATGGCGAGGAAATGACTGAGGAAGAGGTTGAGGTCACGCTGCATTCACTCGGAATTGCAGCCCCAGTCAGCGGGCAACCAAACCTCACTGAGCGACTGGGCCAAGATTTCCAGGAAGGAAAGCATAATACAGCTCATGAGGCTAAGCTGAGCGATAGCGATGACGAGGAATTGCCTTGGGAAGGGTTTGATGACACTATAGAATCAACCTCGAAAGCTTTCTCGGCTAAAAAGCCGAGTGGATATTGA
- the TFB3 gene encoding TFIIH/NER complex subunit (BUSCO:327672at4751~EggNog:ENOG410PJHJ~COG:O~BUSCO:7668at33183): MPSQLNGASRHGEDDEVCPVCKSSRYLNPDMLFLINPECYHKMCESCVDRIFSAGPAPCPVAGCHKTLRKNRFRKQTFEDIGVEREVDIRKRVMGILNRREEEFDSKRAWDDFLEQREEIITNLVYGTDVAKTEAQLAEYAAQNAASIRHNKTLESQESAFLLQQQTLEQEAFRQRRQAARQDYDEARRAKLAGRQEIITRLATGTPEDAEAIAREAKHGGLLKKSSARRSEEERIKRKQAALLAESRKAGAQAPPAGDTGATPAAGPCLIKGLRKIKTPEPEKPYDPFAGGLSLTNHDYYTLKDHYPSPYLDPIRDDVRMLAGGYNLKEYYARTLLEAFAGLGCFIEEEISAKDPPSASIGPSSLSSESHSALATGKAAEEGIHRPTISSDDVF; the protein is encoded by the exons ATGCCTTCCCAACTGAATGGCGCCAGCCGCCATGGCGAAGACGACG AAGTATGTCCCGTCTGCAAGTCCTCACGTTATCTCAACCCGGACATGCTGTTTCTCATCAATCCGGAATGCTACCATAAGATGTGCGAGTCATGCGTGGATCGAATATTCTCCGCCGGCCCTGCACCGTGTCCCGTAGCGGGATGCCATAAGACCCTTCGCAAAAATCGGTTTCGAAAGCAGACATTTGAAGATATAGGTGTCGAGCGGGAGGTTGATATAAGAAAGAGGGTGATGGGAAT CTTAAACCGCCGCGAGGAGGAGTTCGATAGTAAACGCGCCTGggatgacttccttgagCAGCGTGAGGAGATCATAACCAACCTCGTCTACGGTACAGACGTCGCAAAGACAGAAGCTCAACTTGCTGAATACGCTGCCCAAAATGCCGCTTCAATCCGTCACAACAAGACTCTCGAATCTCAAGAATCCGCTTTTCTCCTTCAACAGCAAACCCTCGAGCAAGAAGCTTTTCGACAACGCCGTCAAGCCGCAAGGCAGGACTACGATGAAGCACGGCGAGCCAAACTTGCAGGACGACAAGAGATCATCACACGCCTCGCCACTGGCACCCCCGAGGACGCAGAGGCAATCGCGCGCGAAGCCAAACATGGAGGCttattgaagaaatcatCCGCTAGACGTAGCGAAGAAGAGCGCATCAAGCGCAAACAGGCTGCCCTGCTGGCGGAATCTAGAAAGGCGGGTGCTCAAGCTCCACCTGCGGGAGACACTGGTGCCACCCCGGCCGCGGGTCCGTGCTTGATCAAAGGCCTCAGAAAAATCAAGACTCCAGAACCTGAGAAGCCATACGATCCTTTCGCCGGTGGATTATCTCTTACTAATCACGACTACTACACACTAAAAGATCACTATCCATCTCCGTACCTTGACCCGATAAGGGATGATGTTCGGATGCTTGCCGGAGGATATAACCTCAAAGAATATTACGCCAGAACCCTTCTTGAAGCATTTGCGGGTTTGGGGTGCTTTATTGAGGAGGAAATCTCAGCAAAAGATCCGCCATCTGCGTCAATCGGGCCCTCGTCGCTCTCGTCCGAAAGTCATTCAGCTTTGGCAACTGGTAAAGCTGCAGAGGAGGGCATTCATAGGCCTACAATATCCAGCGACGACGTTTTTTAA
- a CDS encoding uncharacterized protein (EggNog:ENOG410PXPD) — translation MDPVAGATPVIGIEALRTLDDWLETEDIAKAWYGADCNTFCELSVSRSTGEEKPRLAKVFAIDNERWPDVIRISLEKAQNWWRAHSSGQCCWLPVYRSLSQQMPGAFIKGVTDGISCIGIANSLPAARMDFWGLVVLGYANGGIPRVVRDSAMASYRATFDCRNFTLVIWQNSLNSTAVAHIIPKRHTSFDRHSLDSKKWQLLLNTGTTVIQHEDPLTRWIEQDAPKPPYELLGKDWDQNIQCTIFDYRFIKYMKDKLRQSIYYAHGAWRDVQSRYLDDLFIQNQASQFSKNLLKSKVILDLETWNSFCEEMVSKEDVLHYSQRQLHQLQGEVERGNIKLNNLLQWHKNIFAFHKLLIMSHQIPEELETRGMGRMVLLAGSSHGILE, via the coding sequence ATGGATCCGGTGGCAGGAGCAACTCCAGTAATTGGCATCGAAGCCCTTCGCACCCTTGATGACTGGCTCGAGACAGAAGACATCGCCAAAGCATGGTACGGTGCAGATTGCAATACCTTCTGCGAACTTTCCGTTTCCAGAAGCACAGGAGAAGAAAAACCCAGGTTGGCTAAAGTTTTTGCCATTGACAATGAGCGGTGGCCCGATGTTATCAGAATTTCTCTCGAAAAGGCCCAGAATTGGTGGAGAGCCCATTCCAGTGGACAATGTTGCTGGTTACCGGTCTACAGATCACTTTCTCAGCAAATGCCCGGTGCCTTCATCAAGGGAGTAACAGACGGGATATCCTGTATTGGGATAGCAAATTCGCTGCCGGCAGCTCGAATGGACTTTTGGGGATTGGTGGTTTTGGGCTACGCAAACGGCGGCATTCCTCGAGTCGTACGAGACAGCGCCATGGCATCCTACAGGGCAACCTTCGACTGCAGGAATTTCACCTTGgtcatttggcagaattcTCTAAACTCCACGGCTGTCGCCCACATCATACCGAAAAGGCATACCTCGTTCGACCGGCATAGTTTAGATAGCAAGAAATGGCAGTTGCTACTGAACACCGGCACTACAGTGATCCAGCATGAGGATCCACTCACTCGGTGGATTGAGCAGGATGCTCCTAAGCCACCCTACGAGTTGCTCGGTAAAGATTGGGACCAAAATATTCAATGCACCATCTTTGATTATCGGTTTATTAAATATATGAAGGATAAACTGCGCCAAAGTATTTACTATGCTCATGGTGCATGGAGAGATGTTCAATCCCGATATCTGGATGACCTCTTTATTCAAAACCAAGCTTCACAATTCAGCAAAAATCTCCTCAAATCCAAAGTGATCTTGGATCTGGAGACCTGGAATTCTTTCTGTGAGGAAATGGTTTCGAAGGAAGACGTTCTTCATTATTCTCAGAGGCAGTTACACCAACTCCAGGGTGAAGTTGAAAGAGGGAACATCAAGCTGAATAATCTCCTTCAATGGCACAAGAACATTTTCGCCTTTCACAAGCTCCTAATTATGTCGCACCAAATACCTGAAGAGCTGGAGACCCGAGGGATGGGGAGAATGGTACTTCTAGCCGGCTCTTCGCACGGAATTTTAGAATGA